A DNA window from Choristoneura fumiferana chromosome 2, NRCan_CFum_1, whole genome shotgun sequence contains the following coding sequences:
- the Ype gene encoding yippee zinc finger protein encodes MGKIFLDHIGGTRLFSCAACDVNLTNRSELISTRFTGATGRAFLFHKVVNLVYSGVQDRVMLTGRHMVRDVSCKNCATKLGWVYEFATEENQRYKEGRVILERALVTESDGIEEIQVHDD; translated from the exons ATGGGGAAGATATTTCTAGACCACATTGGCGGAACCCGCCTTTTTTCCTGTGCAGCGTGTGATGTGAACCTGACTAACCGTTCCGAGCTAATTAGTACAAGATTTACTGGGGCTACAG GACGAGCGTTCCTGTTCCACAAAGTGGTAAACCTGGTGTATTCTGGAGTGCAGGACCGCGTCATGCTGACGGGACGGCACATGGTGCGCGATGTGTCCTGCAAGAACTGTGCCACCAAGCTCGGCTGGGTCTATGAGTTCGCCACTGAAGAGAACCAGAG ATATAAAGAGGGCCGTGTTATCCTGGAGCGAGCACTGGTCACGGAGAGCGACGGCATCGAAGAAATACAAGTCCATGACGATTAG